From the genome of Thermostichus vulcanus str. 'Rupite', one region includes:
- a CDS encoding DUF4115 domain-containing protein, whose amino-acid sequence MERPSWLRVIADGQTVFEATLQPGAELNWEAEQSIVLRTGNAGGVLVTFNNRDLGVMGQFGEVKEQIFEPGLEINSLQ is encoded by the coding sequence GTGGAGCGCCCCTCCTGGCTACGGGTGATCGCTGATGGGCAGACTGTCTTTGAGGCTACGTTACAGCCGGGGGCAGAGCTGAACTGGGAAGCGGAGCAATCGATTGTGTTGCGCACGGGCAATGCGGGCGGTGTACTGGTGACTTTCAACAACCGTGACCTTGGGGTGATGGGACAATTTGGGGAAGTGAAAGAACAGATATTTGAGCCGGGTTTGGAGATTAACTCGTTGCA